A window of Rattus norvegicus strain BN/NHsdMcwi chromosome 14, GRCr8, whole genome shotgun sequence contains these coding sequences:
- the Nkx3-2 gene encoding homeobox protein Nkx-3.2: MAVRSSSTLTPFSIQAILNKKEERGGLAAPEGRPAPGGTEVAVAAAPAVCCWRLFGETEAGALGGAEDSLLASPARTRTAVGHSAESPGGWDSDSALSEENEGRRRCADVPGASGTGHARVTLGLEQHAAKDLEEEARIRSDSEMSASVSGDHSPRGEDGSVSPGGARVPGLCGTAGGGASSGQAGGVEEEEEPAAPKPRKKRSRAAFSHAQVFELERRFNHQRYLSGPERADLAASLKLTETQVKIWFQNRRYKTKRRQMAADLLASAPAAKKVAVKVLVRDDQRQYLPGEVLRPPSLLPLQPSYYYPYYCFPGWALSTCAAAAGTQ, encoded by the exons ATGGCTGTGCGCAGCAGCAGCACCTTGACGCCCTTCTCCATCCAGGCGATCCTCAACAAGAAAGAGGAGCGTGGCGGGCTGGCCGCGCCCGAGGGGCGCCCGGCACCAGGGGGCACAGAGGTGGCAGTGGCCGCGGCGCCCGCCGTCTGCTGCTGGCGGCTCTTCGGGGAGACCGAGGCCGGTGCGCTGGGGGGCGCCGAGGACTCTCTTCTGGCGTCTCCCGCCCGAACCAGAACAGCTGTGGGGCACAGCGCGGAGAGCCCCGGAGGTTGGGACTCGGACTCAGCCCTGAGCGAAGAGAATGAGGGCAGGAGGCGCTGCGCCGACGTCCCGGGAGCCAGTGGAACGGGCCACGCTAGGGTGACCCTGGGCCTGGAGCAGCACGCCGCCAAGGACCTGGAGGAGGAAGCCCGGATCCGCAGCGACAGCGAGATGTCAGCCAGCGTTTCAG GCGACCACAGCCCAAGAGGCGAGGACGGCAGTGTTAGCCCTGGAGGTGCACGCGTGCCTGGGTTGTGCGGCACAGCGGGCGGCGGGGCTAGCAGCGGGCAGGCGGGCGgcgtggaggaggaggaagagcccGCAGCCCCTAAGCCGCGAAAGAAGCGCTCTCGGGCAGCCTTCTCTCACGCCCAGGTCTTCGAGCTGGAGCGCCGGTTTAACCATCAGCGCTACCTGTCCGGACCGGAACGCGCTGACCTGGCAGCTTCACTGAAGCTCACAGAGACGCAAGTGAAGATCTGGTTTCAGAACCGTCGCTACAAGACCAAACGCCGGCAGATGGCCGCCGACCTGCTCGCCTCAGCACCCGCCGCCAAGAAAGTGGCCGTAAAGGTGCTGGTGCGTGACGACCAAAGACAGTATTTGCCCGGAGAGGTGTTGAGGCCACCTTCTCTTCTGCCACTGCAGCCCTCCTACTACTACCCTTACTACTGCTTCCCGGGCTGGGCGCTGTCCACATGCGCGGCCGCTGCTGGTACCCAGTGA